A stretch of DNA from Pseudomonadota bacterium:
GACGCGGCTTTCTATCAGCGACCCTTGGCCGACAGCGAGGACAAGGTCGGCGAATGCCCGTTCGAGCCAGGCGAAAAACGGGCGGCGAAGCGATGCTATTCATTTGAGCTATTTCGCTTGCTCTCGCGGCTCGCGGCGGTGCGCATTCAATCGTTCTCGGAAGAGCGGGCGTTGACGCCAGAAGAAATCGACGCCGCAAGCAAGGATTTCGGCGCGTTCCGAGGAATGACCTTCAAGCGAATGCGCAAGCGTATAGAACTACACGAAGAACAGCGCTTTGCCGGTGTCCCGCTCGACGACGAGGGACGACGCGACGTCGTCGCAAGGACCGGCGACATGGCTTCCGGCACCTATGCGCTCCGGAAGATCCTGGGCAGCGCCTGGAGAACGTTGCTGGCTGCCCCCGGCACGCTCGACCGGATCGCTTTCGTACTCTCCTTTCGCGAAGACCCGAAGTCGATCCGCGCCGGTCTCGATGAGATCGGTCTCGATCAAGTCATCGTCGACGCCGTGATGAAGGGCGTGGAGGACGGGGACTTCGGCCAGTTCAGCGGAGCGGGCCATATCTCCGCCAAAGCGTGCCGGAAGCTGATTCCCCATCTCAAGCACGGTCTTGTCTATTCGCGAGCGTGCGAAGAAGTGCCTGGTTACAATCACGCTGCGCCGCCCGAGGCCGATCCAAGCAAGATTGGCAGTCCCGTTGCCCGCAAGGCGCTGACGGAGGCAATCAAGCAAGTGCGTGCCGTCATACGCGAGCACGGCTTGCCGGAGCACGTTCACATCGAGCTCGCACGCGACGTCGGGAAGAGCAAGGAAGAGCGCGACGAGATAAGGATCGGCATCGACAGGCGCAATAGGGAAAAGGACCGCCTCCGCGAGCATTTCCTGGAAACGGTCGGGAGCGAAGCAACGAGCGGCGAAGACCTCCTCCGCTTCGAGCTCTGGCGCGAGCAGAACGGCCGTTGCCTCTACACAGACCGGGTAATCCATCCGAACGCCATCGTCGCGTCAGACAACTCGGTGCAGATCGATCACATTCTGCCGTGGAGCCGCGCTGGCGACGATTCGTTCGTCAACAAAACGCTGTGCCTTGCGAGCGCCAATCAGCAAAAGAAGGGCCGCACACCTTGGGAATGGTTCAAGGCCGAGCGGACCGATGCCGAGTGGGCGGCCTTCGCCGAGGGCATCGAAACCAACAAAAGCATGAAGGGCCGCAAGAAGCGCAACTACCTTCTCAAGGATTCGTCGATTCTCGAGGAGAAGTTCCGTCCGCGAAACCTCAACGACACGCGCTACGCTTGCCGTCTCTTGGCCGATGTGGTGGCGCGGATGTACCCAGACGATGGGCGGCGTCATGTTCTCGCCCGGCCCGGCCGCTTGACGAGCCTGTTGCGCAGGGGATGGGGCGTCCAAGACTTGAAGAAGGACGCGGATGGCAAACGCGTCGATGACGACCGCCACCACGCGCTCGACGCGCTCGTCGTCGCAGCGACGACGGAGGGCGAACTGCAAGAGCTGACTCGCGCGTTTCAGGAAGCGGAAAAGCTCGGCGCGCATCGCGACTTCAAAAGGCTTGATCCGCCATGGCTCGGTTTTGCAGCGGAGGCAAGAGCGAAGCTCGACGCCGTCTTCGTCTCGCGGGCCGAGCGACGGCGCGCACGCGGAGAAGCGCATGGCGCAACCATCCGTCAGATCGTCGAGACCGATGGAAAGCATATCGTCTATGAGCGCAAAAGCGTCGACGCGGTGACGGAAAGCGATCTGGCGCGAATCAAGGATGCCGAGAGAAACGCCAAGCTGGTCGGAGCGCTCCGGGAATGGATCGCGGCCGGCAAGCCGAAAGACCGGCGCCCGCTGTCTCCAAAGGGAGATCCCATCGCGAAGGTTCGACTGCGGACCAACAAGAAGGCTGACGTCCTCATACGCAGTGGCGTTGCCGATCGGGGGGAAATGGTGCGCGTCGATGTCTTCCGAAAGAAGAACCGGAGGAATTTGTGGGAGTATTTTTTTGTTCCGGTCTACCCGCATCAGGTGGCCAACGCAATGGATTGGCCGACGCCGCCAAACAAGGCCGTGCAGGGTAACACGCCGGAAGAGCTGTGGCCCGACGTGGACGAGACCTACGAGTTTCGCTGGAGCCTCTATCCGCTGAGCTTCGTTGAGCTGATAAAGTCCGACGGCGAAGTGATCGAGGGTTACCTGCGAGGTGTCAACCGCAACACGGGAGCATTGGCGGTCTCTCCCCATCACACCAAACAGGAGGTTCGAGACGGTATTGGCGGTAGGACGCTCAAGGATTTACGCAAGTTCACCGTTGATCGCCTCGGTCGCCGCTTCGAGATTGCGCGGGAGATCCGCACATGGCATGGCGCGGCCTGCACGTAACGAAGCCGTCGCGGCTGGCTTTGGCCGACGGACAAGTGACGATCGCCCAAGACGATGGGGACGTGCGCGTCCCGCTCGAAGATCTTGCCTGGATCGTCCTCGATACGCCGCAATCTACTTTGACCGGAAGCTTGCTTTCCGCGTGCATGTCGGCGGGCATTGCATTGATCGCGACCGACGAGACTCACACGCCGTCCGGCGTCCTGCTACCCTTTCACCGGCATTTCCGTCAGGGTGAGATCGCGCATCGGCAGGCGGCTATAGGCGCGCCCCTGAAGAAGCGGCTCTGGCGAAGGATCGTGCGCGCCAAAATCGAAAATCAGGCGGAAGCGCTCCACGTCGCCCACCGCGGCGGCGCGCGCACGCTTCGGGAAATGGCGCATCTCGTCGGGTCCGGCGACCCGCGCAACGTCGAGGCAAGGGCAGCCAGGTATTATTGGACGCAGCTATGGCCCGAGTTCCGCCGCGAGGATGGCGGGGATAAGCGGAACAAGCTGCTGAATTACGGCTACGCCGTTGTTCGGGCCGGCGTTGCTCGCTCGCTCGTGGCTGCGGGCCTGCTTCCGGCCTTCGGCCTCAACC
This window harbors:
- the cas9 gene encoding type II CRISPR RNA-guided endonuclease Cas9 (Cas9, originally named Csn1, is the large, multifunctional signature protein of type II CRISPR/Cas systems. It is well known even to general audiences because its RNA-guided endonuclease activity has made it a popular tool for custom editing of eukaryotic genomes.), whose amino-acid sequence is MATAANLRKGLILGLDLGIGSCGWAVIDETKPAGRIIDMGVRTFDVPETDKERTPTNQLRREHRGLRRVIGRRRQRMNGLRQLFQDAGLIADDRKGALKIRGLDPWALRADGLERKLTGPELAVALGHIAKHRGFKSNSKRDRGANAPKDSSKMLGAIDATRERMKTYRTVGEMFAKDPAYIARKHNRDGDFTRSILRGDQEQEVRILFERQRAAGNVMATAELEARFTDAAFYQRPLADSEDKVGECPFEPGEKRAAKRCYSFELFRLLSRLAAVRIQSFSEERALTPEEIDAASKDFGAFRGMTFKRMRKRIELHEEQRFAGVPLDDEGRRDVVARTGDMASGTYALRKILGSAWRTLLAAPGTLDRIAFVLSFREDPKSIRAGLDEIGLDQVIVDAVMKGVEDGDFGQFSGAGHISAKACRKLIPHLKHGLVYSRACEEVPGYNHAAPPEADPSKIGSPVARKALTEAIKQVRAVIREHGLPEHVHIELARDVGKSKEERDEIRIGIDRRNREKDRLREHFLETVGSEATSGEDLLRFELWREQNGRCLYTDRVIHPNAIVASDNSVQIDHILPWSRAGDDSFVNKTLCLASANQQKKGRTPWEWFKAERTDAEWAAFAEGIETNKSMKGRKKRNYLLKDSSILEEKFRPRNLNDTRYACRLLADVVARMYPDDGRRHVLARPGRLTSLLRRGWGVQDLKKDADGKRVDDDRHHALDALVVAATTEGELQELTRAFQEAEKLGAHRDFKRLDPPWLGFAAEARAKLDAVFVSRAERRRARGEAHGATIRQIVETDGKHIVYERKSVDAVTESDLARIKDAERNAKLVGALREWIAAGKPKDRRPLSPKGDPIAKVRLRTNKKADVLIRSGVADRGEMVRVDVFRKKNRRNLWEYFFVPVYPHQVANAMDWPTPPNKAVQGNTPEELWPDVDETYEFRWSLYPLSFVELIKSDGEVIEGYLRGVNRNTGALAVSPHHTKQEVRDGIGGRTLKDLRKFTVDRLGRRFEIAREIRTWHGAACT
- the cas1 gene encoding type II CRISPR-associated endonuclease Cas1 translates to MAWRGLHVTKPSRLALADGQVTIAQDDGDVRVPLEDLAWIVLDTPQSTLTGSLLSACMSAGIALIATDETHTPSGVLLPFHRHFRQGEIAHRQAAIGAPLKKRLWRRIVRAKIENQAEALHVAHRGGARTLREMAHLVGSGDPRNVEARAARYYWTQLWPEFRREDGGDKRNKLLNYGYAVVRAGVARSLVAAGLLPAFGLNHASVTNAFNLADDIVEPFRPFVDSLAWKTADAGRPSRDDLTIDDRRAMAGVLLAEAKMSDETVTLLVAAERTAESLVRAMEGSTADILELPAFASRA